Proteins from a genomic interval of Helicobacter pylori Shi112:
- the hefB gene encoding efflux RND transporter periplasmic adaptor subunit HefB, translated as MIRKILIGLFLSLLSLEAGEKVYAIFNVKAAQDSKLTLDSTGIVDSIKVAEGSVVKKGDVLLLLYNQDKQAQSDSTEQQLIFAKKQYQRYSKIGGAVDKNTLESYEFNYRRLESDYAYSIAVLNKTILRAPFDGVIASKNIQVGEGVNANNTVLLRLVSHARKLVIEFDSKYINAVKVGDTYTYSIDGDSNQHEAKITKIYPTVDENTRKVSAEALLSKPMAVGLFGDGFIQTK; from the coding sequence ATGATACGAAAAATTTTAATAGGACTTTTTTTGAGTCTTTTGAGTTTGGAAGCTGGCGAGAAAGTGTATGCGATTTTCAATGTGAAAGCGGCACAAGATTCCAAGCTCACCTTAGACAGCACAGGGATTGTGGATAGTATTAAGGTTGCTGAGGGGAGCGTGGTCAAAAAGGGCGATGTTTTGTTGCTTTTGTATAATCAAGACAAGCAGGCTCAAAGCGATTCTACCGAGCAACAACTCATTTTCGCTAAAAAGCAATACCAACGATACAGCAAAATTGGGGGCGCTGTGGATAAAAACACTCTAGAGAGTTATGAGTTCAATTACAGGCGTTTGGAATCAGATTACGCTTATTCTATTGCAGTATTGAATAAAACCATTTTGAGAGCCCCTTTTGATGGCGTAATAGCGAGCAAAAACATTCAAGTGGGCGAAGGGGTGAACGCGAATAACACGGTGTTATTGAGATTAGTCAGCCATGCTAGGAAATTGGTTATTGAATTTGATTCTAAATATATTAATGCGGTCAAAGTGGGGGACACTTACACTTATTCTATAGACGGGGATTCCAATCAGCATGAAGCTAAAATCACTAAAATTTACCCCACGGTTGACGAAAACACCAGAAAAGTGAGCGCTGAAGCCCTTTTGTCTAAGCCTATGGCAGTGGGGCTTTTTGGCGATGGGTTTATCCAAACGAAATAA